AAGCGCCTCGGCCGGCCGCCGCGCCTGAACGATGCGCAGTTGCGTAGTGCCGATACGCGCATTGGCGCAGGCGCAACCTATACGGCGATAGCGGCAGAGCTCGACGTCGATGCCTGGACGCTCTCATGTTCGCTGCGCCGGTATCACATCCGAAAGGCAAGGAGATAACTCATGGGACTGCTCGGCATCTTCCTGCTGGCCACGCTATGCATCGGGCTTCCGCTCGCCCTGGTGATGGGCGGGATCGGCAGCTACCTCGAATCCCGTAACGAGAAGACATGCGTGGAGTGCGCGGAGACAATTCTGAAGGATGCGCGCAAGTGCAAGCATTGCGGCGCGATGCAGCCGGAAAGCGTCAAGGCCGTAGCCGTCCCGGCTGAGACGGCTTTACCGGCAATCGCGAACCGGCAATTGTCGGACAAGGCCGGGCGGCTGAAAGACAGCCCCGGCATGGCCGATCTTCAGACCCGCCTGCGCGATGAGCTCGCGCGCGGTCAACGCAAGCGCTTCTGGTGGGCTGTCGGCGTGACCACCTTCCTTATGGTCAGCGCGGCGTCGCGTGGTGCGAGATTCGATATGGTTATTGCGCAGGGCGTGATGGCGGGCGCAGGCGCGATGCTTGTCTATCTGTTGCTGGGTGCCTTGCACCGCCGCAAGCTCAACGCCGCCTACCGTGCGGGCGTGGAGGGGATGGACGAGCCGGCCCCAATGGCAGGTCAGGAGGCGGCGCAATGAGCGACTACAATCAACTGCATCGCGCGGCGCATGATCCATACTACCGGATTGCCTTTGAAGACCGGCAGCGCCGCGAGAAGGAGAGCCGCGACATCGCGCAGACGCTCGCACGCGGTAACGCCTCAAGATCGCCCGACATATCCATGCCCGGCTTGTCCATCCCCTCATCGCCGGAAGTGTCCGTGGGGAGCTATTCCTCGTCCGGTGCGTCGTCATCCGCCGAGCCCGACGCGGTTGACCGTGCCCTCGGGGCGGTCTTTGGCTTCCTTGCGCCGGCGATCGCTTACGTGGCCATCAGCTACGGCATGGTGTGGCTCTGGGCTCACCACTTTTACAAAGGCCCGGTCGCGTTGCTCTTCCTAGCCCTGTTCCTGCTGCTGTCTGTCGGTTTCGTCGTAAGATACTGGCGGCAGGCGATCGTGATCGCGGCCATCGCGACGTTTTACTGCCTGCGCTGACGCGCCATGATGCGGGAGCTGAATGAAAAAGAGCGTGCCGTCCTTGTGGCGGCAGTCGTGTTTCACAACGACGTGGTTCGGGCATGGGACGAGGGTGTGCCGTTGGCGGAGGTTGCGGCCATGCATGAGCATATGGTCCGCCAGCGCCGGAATGTCGGATGGGCGGCGATGGATGCAGGGCCGGACGTACTGGCGTTCGGCGCGTGGCTGAGCAGTCGCCTGCTATCCACGTGGCGGTTTTTGCAGACCTCGGCCGAAGGCGGCCGGGTGCCGGTAAGACCGACGACGATTGAGATTTCCGCGCCGGTGCAACCGTGACCGGCGCGGAGCAGGGAGGCAGCGAGGATATGGCCTTCTTCTGCCTCTTCCGGCTGCGCATGACGCCCGAGCAGGTCGCGGTGATGCTCGATCCGGGCGATCCCGCCATGCAGAAAATCTGGACCATCTATCTGCGCGACCGCTTCGCCTATGCACGGCGCTACACCACGATTGCCCGCTATCTGACCCCGAAATCGTAAGGCGCAAGATATGACCGAACGGCTGACGCCTGAGGAACGCGGGGTACTGGACGGGGCGCGGAACTACTTCAACATGATGGCACGCCTGATCCACCGGGCGAAGATGGCGCGGCGCGTGATCGGTACCGGTGTGACGCTGAAAGAGACGGCGTCCCTCCATGACGATATGCAGGCGCACCGCAATGCTGTCTGCCGGCTCGACAAGGGCGACCATTTAAGCACCGAGTACCGCGAAGACCTGCACGACGTTGCGCTGATCCTCTCGACCGACCTTCTCAGCGCATGGCGCTGCCTCGTATCGGAAGCGGCCGGGACGCAATCTTTTCCCACGCCGCCGCTCAAGAAGCCGACAATGTACGAGCACTCCGCCTCCAATGGCTGGGGCTGAGCCTACAGGCGGTTGGCGTAGGTCTAGACGGGCTCAAAGAAAAACCGCCACCCGGGGGTGGGCAGCGGCGAAGGGGATTTCGATGGGGGCAATGGCTAGGTCCTTCCAGTCACGCGCTGCTTTTTCTCGTCCGCTCTTGCATTGTAGATCGTGGTTTGCAGGGCCGTCTCCGTGTCTTGGAATGCCACACTGTCCATGACTTTCCAGAGGTGCATGTCGAGCGGTTTGAGATCCTTTACCCGCAACATGAGCTTCAGAAAGCGATTGAAACGGGGTTGATACGAGCCGATCGGCTCCTTGAGCTGGATCGTCATCTCAGGCCGCCTTTCCAAAGCGTGCCACCTGATCAGCCTGCATCTGCGCGCGATAGATGGCGTCCAGCTTTTCGGCTTTCTCCAGCAGGGCTTTGAACGTCTTGAGGCAGATGCGGGCCTTAGCCTTCTCGGCATAGGCTGCATCGTACAACTCTTTGACATCAAAGATAGAAATGGCGTTCTGGTTGGCTTGGGACCAACTCAGCCAATCGGCGAAGCGAAGCCCCACTTGCTTCAATGCATTCATAGTAAATTCCTTTCCACACAATAAGTTTAAGGCTCAATGGAGAGGAAATTATATGTAAAATATTAAAATAAGCTTAAAACTGTTAAATATTCTCTTTTTATTGATAGCTTTTATTAGTATAATCAGGATTAAGAGAGAATTTTTCATGAAAAACTATCAAATTTCGGCGGCAAGGGCGATGACAGGCTGGTCTCAGACGGAGTTGGCCGAGCGCGCCAATTCCTCGCTCACGACTATTTCCCAGGCAGAGACCGGCAACAACGCCGTATCGACTAAGCTGGCGGCTAAGATAGAGCAGGTTTTCAAGTCCGAAGGCATCTTCTTCACCGAACGCGGCGTCGAAAAGCGCGACACGGCTATCTACACCATCGGCGGCGACGGCTGGTGGCTTCAGGTGCTGGACGATGTCTACCAGTCGATGATCGACCAGAAAGGCGAAATCCTTCTCTTCTGCGCGGATGACCGGGAGTCGGGCGAAGAGGTCGTGCGCTCCTGGGCGCGCATCCGCAAGCTCGGCGTCTCCGTGCGCCAGCTCGTGCGCGAGGACAACGATTATCTCCTTGGCCCCGTCAACGAGTACCGCTGGATTCCGAAGGAATTTTTCACGAACTACGTCACCATGGTCTATGGCGAGAAGGTGTGCATCTGCGCCGAAAACAATACGAAAGCCGTCATCTTCAAGGACAGGCAGCTTGCCCGGATGATGACCAATCTTTTCAACTGGAACTGGAGCCATGCCGAGCAGCCTACAAGCAGCAGCGCCACCGATGCCGACCGACTATAGGGTCACCATCAACGGGCGATACGGCACCCTTGAAGCCTCGGCTGCCAGGTTGCAGGTCAGCGTCGGCAATCCGCGCTACGAGGGCCGCAAACTGGAAGCTCTGGCGGACTTCTGTCGGCGCCGCTACGAAAATACGACTGTGGTTCTCTCCGACACATTGCAGCGTCACAACCTGCCGGAGCCCCAACGGTACTGGATGGCGTGCCGGCGTGAGGGGCAGGAATGGCTGGAGCGAAATCGCGCTGCCCTGCACGGGCTCACCATCCGCCGTTGGGACGATTACCTGATGGACCCGCGCTATGCTTCCGCCAGAGCGCTGATCGATAAACTGACGGCCAGTGGTCCGGCTCACGAGGCGATTCTCGCGCTGGCTGAAAGGCAGACATCTATTCCCATAGAACGAAGCCTCTCCTTCCTGCGCGAAGAACTGGCAGTCTTCTCCTTCATGATGGAAGACAAGGCTATCGACATATATGCAGGAAGCTGGATCACGCCCGCCATCCGCGAGCTCAAACTTCCAGCGTTCGATTGCATCCGCTGCCTGTCGGTCGATCTCGAGCGGAAGCGGACCGCGAAACCTGACCTCGCATTGAGTGCCTAGAAATCACCTCTACACAGCTACGCCGAAGGCAGGATCGGATTCCGATTGCTTCCTTGCATCGTCTTCCGGAGTGATTTCGTCGACGGTCGCTGCCGACGTGTTTATGCCACCGGTTCCTGACTTCGCGGGTCTGACGCGAACCTGCACCATCCAGCCATTTCGATGACGCTTGCCGGGGGGCGGCCTGCCGTCAATGACCTGCCCGATCCATTCGCTTCGCTCCCGTGTGGGCCATGACGGGGCGGCCTGTTGCCGCCCGGCTTCTTTCGCGCATCGGCTGGATGATCCGGCCGCGAACTTGACAGCGAAAGGAACAAGCAATGTCAAAACACACCAAACCCGAGCGCCCGCTCTACCGGGTCACGTTCTCCCGCATCACCGGCAAGGATGAACACGATCAGGACATCCTCTCCCGCCCCAAAGAAATCGGCGCGGTCTGGGCAAGGAAGAACGGCAAGACCGGCGCTCTCATGATCCTCGACCTGATCCCGGTCGAACTCTCCCAGCGCCAGGGCGTCATCTTCCTGGTGCCGCCTTACGAAGAGCGCGACGGAGGCAAGCAGTGAGCGCGGCGCTCACCGTCGCCGGCCTGAACGACCTGTTCCGTGAGACTTTCCTCACGGGGCGGGTCGTCCTCACAGACGGCATCGCATCGCTTCCCGATGATCTTCGCGAAGCGGTCATCACGCGGGTCCGCACCTTCGATGCGTTCTCGCCGGACGACGATCCGTACGGCGAACACGACTGCGGCGCGTTCGACCAGCCGGGCGTCGGCAAGGTCTTCTGGAAGATCGACTGTTACGATCCCGAGTATCGCCATCGCAACGAAGACCCGGCCGATCCGAAGGTCACGCGCCGAGTGCTGACCATCATGCTGGCGGAGGAATACTGATTGCAAGCGTCAGTCGAAGTGCGGTTCAAGGCCCGCTCCAACTAAGGCGCGTGGAATTGGCCTGCCTCAGTTCAAGGGAAATAGCACAGTTCGAGATGGCTGGAGCGGAACTCTGCAAGACTGCGTAACACTACGGGTCGATTAGAACTACGCGAAGTTCGCAACGTATAACTACCAATTTATCCGAATGATTCATCGTTGATAGCTTCAACGATTATATCTCTAATATCATTGCTGAGGACGACAGCATCATCGGACAATTTCCTCAGTGTTTCAATTTTTCCAGCTGCCAATAATATTGTCGCAAAGTAATCTGTGGAAGAAACATCGTGACGATCCCACAGTTCCAACGCTAAATCTTCGAATTCATCCGAGAGTTTTTGATCGAACTCATCGTAGCTCAGGACAAATTTCTCACATATTACATTCAATATAAATATTGCATCCTCACGGTCATTCTCCCGAATCCCCTTGACCGAATTGCGTAGAGTTGTGACAAACCTCAGCGCCTGTTCATGAGAAATATGAACCGGTACCTTGTCTAATTCATCAGATATTACTTCGAGTATTTCATTCATACAGTGGAATATGCGTTATGTTTTGTTTTGCATTCCGATATAGTTTACCATCAGACCCCAGATATTTGCCACCGATTTGTACCTGTGCTGTCCACATTTTGCGGGAGTTTGACCCGACCGGCGCTCCCCGATCTGGAGAATGCCATTTGATCTCGACTCGTTGGCCCTTGAGAAAGAAGCGATATTTATATCCCTCATCAATTCTTTGGCTTTTGGTAAAAGGGAGTTCACGGTTGGCGGGGATCAACTTTCGAATTTGCTTCAATGAGACACCGCCACCCGTCAGCGCCGTGGATATGTCCCGAGCCGAAATCCTTTGAAGTTGTGATAAAGATTTTGCGTACCCAATGTTTGATTTTAGGCCATTCAATGAGCCAAGCGTATACGTACCTTCACCTGTAACGAGCCCAAAATTTCGACCGACCGCCAAGGCCCTTATGGGGTGCTTAATCAAGGAATTGCTGGAACCGCCTTTTCGAACACCATGGCGAGGTATCGTTGATGCCGCGCCACGAGCGTTATCATTCGCCGGCCGCGCCAAACGCCGGACACCGCTGGCGCTTGCCTTTCTTTTGATTGCATTCGGATGGTTCTGCGCTGCCATTCGTCGAACACCATGCATTGCTAGGGGTCGCCGTACTGTCCTTTGCGCTGATGGGGACTGCCGCTGCGCCAGCGTCCGGCGCAGCCTTTGGGCTTGCGCCAATGTGTTCGCGGCGGGCTTTCTTGCGATTCCCGGCTGGCGAATCCCGTTGTTCAATCCCGTCATCCGGCCCGCACGCGGAATAGTTTGCGCCTGCGGTCGCCTGACCTGCGGCCTCACCACCGGCGGCCTGACTACGCGCGGAGCGGGACGATAAGTAGGAGCGCGATAAACCGGCGCGGACCAGCCGCCGCGCCGCTGTACTTTGAGGATTAGGGACGGGCTATCCGGCCTCGCAAAAAAAACGGACGGCTGCGCCGCCCATAGCGAGGCTTCGGGCAATACCAGCAGCAAGGCCAGCACCACCCGCGGAAATATCCTTCTGATCCCGATCATGACGCTTTACCCGGCCAACGATTTCCCTATTCTTCAAACATCTTGCTACGGGTGGGGCATGCGGACAACGGGGTCGCGGGACAAATTATTAGCGGTGAATGAACGGCTGGGCGCGGGATGGTTTTTCTTGGTGCTGGCAGCGAATGCGTTGATGCCGGTCGCGGCACCGGCTCAGGAAACCTCCGTCCTCGAACTGGTGGATGAATGCGATATCCTCGCCGCCCATCCTGACGACCCAGAGCGCTACGCCGATGGCGTGGCGGATGATGCGATTGTGCCAAAACTCGCGGTGATGGCCTGTGAAGCGGCCATCGAGCAGGGTGCCGTGCCGCGATACATATTTCAGCTTGGCCGCGCCCTGCTGGCGGGCAACAAGCGCAGCGAGGCTTTTGCGCAATTCAATAAAGCGGCAGATGCTGGCTATGCCGCCGCCTCGGCCTATCTTGGCGATGCCTACCAGTTCGGCTACGGCACGGAGATTGACCCCGCCATGGCCTTGGCCGCCTACCAGAAGGCGGTTGCGGGCGGGTTTGAGATCGCCAAGGTGCAGATCGACCAGCTGCAGTTCAACCCGCAGATGTACACGGGCGAATTCCTGCCCGCGTTCTTCAATTCCGATTTTGCGAGCATCAACGGCAAGTCGAAGGATGAGGGCGTGGGGCCGCTGGCACGCAACTATGTCTTCAATCTCGTTCAGACGGTCATGAACGAATGCGGCGAGGTGCTTTCACCCGCCAGTGTGCCGAAGCTGTTCCGCTATCGCTATCCGTCTGGCTGGACAGCGCAGGCCGATGAGAATGTCGCGGTCGCCATCCAGACCTCCGTTGCCGAATATGACGGGCAGGCCTTTCTAAAACGGCACGGGTGCGAGGGAGCGGTGGCGAAGCATGTGTTTTCGCGCATGAATGCGTTTTTCTCGGAACAATGAGGGCGGGCGTGAGCGTGGGACGGTTTTTGAAGTCGGGCATGGCCGCGCTGCTATTGGCGTCGATGGCAAGCGCCGCCAGTGCCGAAAAGCTCTTTACCGAGCTGGGCGGGGCCAAGGCATACTTGCCGGATGATTTTGCCTGCGCCGCGAAGGCGCGCATAACGGTGCGCGCGGACGATCCGGCCTATTTCAACAGTGACCGCGCCAACCTCGAAAAGATGATCGCTGGCGTCCGCGCGGTGCTCGGCTTCCAGTGCGACCAGATCGAGGACGTGATGATAAGGGGCGTTGCCGGTGACAAAACCGTCTATGGCGGCGTGGTCACGGCAAAGAACGACTGGCTGCTGATCGACGTGCCGGTGAGCATTGTTGATGGCGCTCCAGCCCAGACGATCCCGCCGCCCGCGAGCGAGACGCCCAAGAATGCCGGGTCGGTGACGGCGCTGGCATTGCCGCCCAAGCCGGACCAAAATGCCGGGGGCGCAAAGCCGTTTGCGGCAGAGCCGCCGCCAGCACCGCCACCGGCGACGAAACCGGAAGCCTCCGGCGGCATTGAGCAGTTCAAAGATGTCCAGCGCAACATTCAGGGTGGCAGCTTTCCCGATGCGGGCTATAATTTCGCACCGCTAATTGCCTCCCTCTACCTCGGGAAGCTGAGCGACATCCCCGACGATCAGGAAAGCCGCAAGACAGTCGGCAGCATCATCGCCTCGGTCGCCGAAAACTGCGGCGACCGTCCCATCAATGTCGCCCGCGCCTTTATCGCCTATATCGACCCAAAGCTCGGGCGAGCCATGTCAGGCGATCGGGACGCGTTGATGCAGGAGGGTCTTGGCCGCTTAGCCGAAATGCTCAAAGGCATGTCTCAGGGTATGCCGGGGATGATGGATTACATCGAAAGCAATGCCTGGCAGATCGCCGAAGCGAAGGCGGACGGGCGACTGTTCATCCAGAACTACGGATGTCAGGGCGCAGACTTTGGCAAATTCGAGAGAAGCCTGCACAGCATCATTCTCCAGCGCTCGGGAAGCAACTTCGATCCCTATGACGTTATCGCCTATTCTCGACTCATGAGCCCGGCGCTGCGCAATCGTCTCGGCTACGCCGATCCGGACGAGGCGCTGCGCGAGCGCGAAATGGCAGGCTTTCATCAGGCCGCCCAGAAATCCTGCGAGGGGCGGTTCGATCAGTCCGGGTTTTGTGCCTGCGCGGTCGATAAACTCAAGGATGCCAGCCTGACGAAGGACCAGTGGCAGACAATTGGTGGCGAGTTCGCGAACGTAACACGATACGGCGCACTCCGCCCTGCCATCGCAGCATGCTATTGAGAGCAGCGAACATGACATCTGGCGGGTCTATACTTCTACGGGGAATTGCAACGGCGGCAGCCCTGACGGTGGCGTTGCCGCCGCAAGCAGCTGCGAACGATATTTTGCGCTTCGGCGAGCAGCTTCTCAACGAGATGCAGCGCAACAGCGGCGGCCGGGTTATCCGCCGCCTCGATGAGGATGAAATCATTCGCCGTGTGCCAGACCGGCGGCAGCAGCGTTCCGAAACGAGGCGGCAGCAACGGAAGACGCAGCAGCGCAGCGCTGAATCCGGCCCGAGAGGAAATCCCACCGTCTACCGGCTCCAACAATTCCTGATCGCGAACGGCTTCAATCCCGGCGAACCGGATGGAGATTGGGGACGCGCAACCGAACAGGCGCTTAAAGACTGGCAGGCCTCCATCGACAACGAGCCGACCGGCGTCCTGACCGACCCGCAGCGCATGACGATTTTTGGGACGACCGACCCGGCCGGAACCAAAACCGCCGAGCAACCCGCCCAGCCGATGACGGCACCAGCGCGTGTGGCAGCAGCCACCCCGCAGGGCGGAGGCTACGTGCAGGTCAATCGCCCCGGGTACGGCGTATGGTATGGGCGCATGGCCTGCAAGCGCGACCGGGAGACGCTGGATACGCAATTCGAGTTCGATATCGCCACCCGAAAAGACGGTTATTACGAACTGACGCTGGCCCTATACCGTCCGAACGACAAGGACGGACATGTCACCTACACAACCTTTTTGGGTGAGGACATTCGCGGCAAGGAAGGGACGCGGAATTTTGTCGTCAGCAAACGAGATAACGACATCGGCGCGATCACACCGGGCAACTTTACCCTGACAGGCGATATCTTTGGAAGCGCACCGCTAGAAGCCGCTTTTTCAAGCGGGCCGTGTCCTAGCTTCGCCGCCGAGCATTATTCGGCATGGGGATCGAGGATGACGCCGACTGCCGCGATACCTGTGGACGGTGGAACGTTTGTGTCACTACCGACGTGGCGGGATAGATGCGAAGCGCTCATCGGGTGGATGGACAAATTGACGGTCGAATACCCCGGCCATGATTTCCTCAAAGGGGATCGCAGCAATCACCGGCGCACCCTGCCTCTGTTTGCCGATGACGATTTCCTCCCGGTGTTCGGGCAGGCGTTCGACGCCCTCAACGAAGAATCGCGGCGGAAAATCTGGGACGAGATCGGCGATCATTGCGAACGAGACCCGTTCACCCGCGACCGGATGCGCATCTACAACTATTTGATCGAGGGGCGATTCAGGGAATATGGCGTCCATGCGCCTATGTTCGGGGTCCGTGAAATCCGCAAGATCAGGAACGAGGTGCGCGCCCTCGCTCAGCAAGCTGCCGCACCGATGAGCGGGGATCGTCCTTTCCGTTCGGTCGCAGGCGATCTGATCGCGGTTCGCGAACAGATCGCCGCGAAATCGACCCAGCTATGGCCGAGCGAGACGAAGGATGCGGCGGCCGCCATCGACGCGCGCATCCAGACGCTCGCGCGCGCCGAGGCGGACAAGGCGCTGGCCGCAACGCAGGCTGCTAGCGATCCGGCATCGGGTTTGAAGCTGGCAGGCGATGCTCTCTCCAATGACCGTTTTGGTTTCCTTGCCCAGATGGCTGCGGCGGATCGGGATCAATTCACGCGCGCTATCGAGGAGTTGCAGGCAGGTTTCGCCGAGCAGTTATTTGCGCCCGAGCTATCCAAAGCATCGGCAGCGCCCCGCGATCTCGGCGGCGTCCGCCAGATCGCCGAGCAGTTGAAAGCTGTGCCCGCAATAACAACCGGCATACCGGATACCCCGAAGCAGAAATTCATTGCAGCCCTGACCACCGAGCGCGACAAACGCCTTGTTGAAATCGTGGACCGCAGGATTGCCGAGTTGACGGCGCTGCCACCCGGTCTGGCCGGGTTGAGCGCTGGCGCGACATGGGCCGATACGCTCAAAGCCGATTTTGCCGGGTTTAGCGATAACGCCGCCCTCAAAAAAGCTGAGGGCGAGTTCGGTAAAGACCGGCAGCGCCGCCTAAAAGAAGCCCTCCCGGAATTTGAGGCTCGCGCGCGTTCCATGGCAAATCAGGCGGAAGCGGCGGCCCTGGTGGACCAGTATTTTTCCATGCCGAGCGACAAGCGTGAGACGGTCTGGCTCGAATACATGTTCGCTGCGAACGCGGTTGGTTCATAGCCAAGGCTTGGTAATACCAGTCAATCGGGCATAGCGCGGTTCGCAAGATGTGCGGGGTAGTACCCCGCATCTTGGCAAGGGGGTCGCTGCGCACCCCCGTTGCATCCCCCGGCCTGTGGCGCAAATCAGGCATTGAGCCTTCACGCGCCATCCGACCGTATCGCCGGTCGATCACTCGCAGGCGTCTGACCGCTGCACCACCAGTCAAGGAGCGTTCGGAGCTCCCCGACACCCCATGACCAACCCTGCGCGGTTTGGATGCGCGCCATCTTCTCGAAGATGGATCACGACCAGGGGCGTCCGCCGCCCCATGGACCCGCGCCATGCTCCCGCGCATGGAGGCGGCCGGAGGAGATGTCGGCTCTCCCCCGGACCCCATCGAGCAGGCGGAGATTTTGCTCTCCTCCTGCACCTCCATCAAACAAGCATTGCCGCCCGTTCCGCAACCATGCCGTTCACAATCTTTACAATGCCACGCATGTGGTGAGATTTAGCATGACCGAATCTTCCGAGCCGATTCCCGATCAACCCGCGCCTGGTGTACTTGCCGGAAACCTTGGCAAGCCAATCAAGCTGACGGATTTGCAGCTCAATGGCGTCACCGCCGAAGCCGGACGCGGTGGCCAAACGATCAGCATCTATACGCGTCTCTATCTCACTTCAGATGATCGCTTTTTTCACCGAATCGTGGAAGGCGTGACTGCCCATATTCAATATCGGGCGGGACAGGCCGGACAGTCCATCGACTTAACCCGCGTCGGTCTCATGTTGCTGATAGTTCACCCCGACAATACGGGTGATTTGTGGCTCGATGCGGCGGCCGTTACGATCAAGATTCTGATCAAATGCCCCATGGCGGCAGGAGCGGTCATTTTCGAGAAGGACATCGCGGATGTGACTGGAATGTCATTCCCGCTCGTGGAGATCGATAAGAAGGACCGCGTGATCTGCATTTTCCGAGAAGGATGGCGGTTTGCGCTTTTCTGCGATTTCAATCCCGACGGCGATCTCTCAATAGAGGATATGGAAAGGGATCTCGGAACACTCCACCGACGGCTGAAGTACCGAGACTTGTATGACTCCATCGCTGACCAAAACGTTTTCGGGCGTCTCGTCGAGGCGGGTTGGTTCCCGTTTGTTGAAATTCTCGGCGCGGAGTTTCGTCAGCTTGCGAGCCACTGCGAAGCAGGGTTCGAGCTCGACGAGATCGAAGCGAAGCTGCTTACCACGTTCGATGTGCCGCGGATCGAGAGCATGTTTGCCCGATGGATGGCTAAACCTCACTTTGCCGGCAAGGAGCTTCTGCTCCGATCGGCCCTCAAAAATTTCGCATCCGGCGACTCTGTCGCGGTACTGAAAATTGTGCTGACCGAAATCGAAGGCATATTGCGCGATGCGTACCGGAAGGTTCACGGCAAGGGGGCGAAGCTTAATAAGCTCTTGGAATTCGCGGTCTTGTCTGCCGAGAAAAAAGCCGGACAGCCGGACACGCTGCTGTTTCCGGCAGCATTCGCTCATTATCTGAAATCCCACACATTTGCAGATTTCGATCCTGGGACGCGAACCGGCAAGGCAAGTTCGCGTCACGCAGTCGGACATGGCGAAGCCGATGCGGAGAGCTATACGCAAGTGCGGGCGCTTCAGGCGCTGCTCACTCTCGACCAATTAGCTTTCTACACCTGACATTCCGGCAGGAGTTAATGACGGAAAGGCTCATCGTCATCCTCGCGCTCGGACTCGATCCAGCGACGCAGGGTATCGAGCGTTGCAGCGGCCCAGGCGCGAACCGCCGGCGAAGAATGCACGAGCCAGCCGGACACAAGCGGTACAAGGGGCTCAAGATATCCCGCGAGCGACCCCGAACATGAACTGGGACGAAGACGATCTGACACAGCGCGGAGAACATTCGGTTGGCCGCCGAATTCCTCTACAAAGGCGGCCATCGCCGGATGCCATGCCAATGATCCGTCGCGCTGTTCTAGGGCAATCGGAAGCCACGGCACCGCAAGGAAGGCCCGTGTTTCTGGTTTAGCGCGAATCCAATCGAGGTAAAGCTCGCGCGGGAGTTCGAATAGCAGGCCGGCGCCGAGCCAGTCTTCCCGATCCTGTCGCAAGAGGCGGCCCAGCCGGTGACGACGCACCGGGTCCTTCCTCTCAAATTCCTTGCTCAGTTCGCCCCAGACTTGCTGCGGATGGCTCTTGATCAGAGTTTGCAGGATTGTGCGTGCCGGATCATCCAGCGCGAAGAACACGTCGCTGTCTGCAAGCCGAGCAAGGCGCACAAGTTGCCTTGTCATATTGCAGGCGAACTTGTCATCGACAGCG
The Mesorhizobium australicum genome window above contains:
- a CDS encoding helix-turn-helix domain-containing protein; amino-acid sequence: MKNYQISAARAMTGWSQTELAERANSSLTTISQAETGNNAVSTKLAAKIEQVFKSEGIFFTERGVEKRDTAIYTIGGDGWWLQVLDDVYQSMIDQKGEILLFCADDRESGEEVVRSWARIRKLGVSVRQLVREDNDYLLGPVNEYRWIPKEFFTNYVTMVYGEKVCICAENNTKAVIFKDRQLARMMTNLFNWNWSHAEQPTSSSATDADRL
- a CDS encoding DUF3768 domain-containing protein, coding for MSAALTVAGLNDLFRETFLTGRVVLTDGIASLPDDLREAVITRVRTFDAFSPDDDPYGEHDCGAFDQPGVGKVFWKIDCYDPEYRHRNEDPADPKVTRRVLTIMLAEEY
- a CDS encoding polymorphic toxin type 30 domain-containing protein, producing the protein MAAQNHPNAIKRKASASGVRRLARPANDNARGAASTIPRHGVRKGGSSNSLIKHPIRALAVGRNFGLVTGEGTYTLGSLNGLKSNIGYAKSLSQLQRISARDISTALTGGGVSLKQIRKLIPANRELPFTKSQRIDEGYKYRFFLKGQRVEIKWHSPDRGAPVGSNSRKMWTAQVQIGGKYLGSDGKLYRNAKQNITHIPLYE
- a CDS encoding peptidoglycan-binding domain-containing protein, which codes for MALPPQAAANDILRFGEQLLNEMQRNSGGRVIRRLDEDEIIRRVPDRRQQRSETRRQQRKTQQRSAESGPRGNPTVYRLQQFLIANGFNPGEPDGDWGRATEQALKDWQASIDNEPTGVLTDPQRMTIFGTTDPAGTKTAEQPAQPMTAPARVAAATPQGGGYVQVNRPGYGVWYGRMACKRDRETLDTQFEFDIATRKDGYYELTLALYRPNDKDGHVTYTTFLGEDIRGKEGTRNFVVSKRDNDIGAITPGNFTLTGDIFGSAPLEAAFSSGPCPSFAAEHYSAWGSRMTPTAAIPVDGGTFVSLPTWRDRCEALIGWMDKLTVEYPGHDFLKGDRSNHRRTLPLFADDDFLPVFGQAFDALNEESRRKIWDEIGDHCERDPFTRDRMRIYNYLIEGRFREYGVHAPMFGVREIRKIRNEVRALAQQAAAPMSGDRPFRSVAGDLIAVREQIAAKSTQLWPSETKDAAAAIDARIQTLARAEADKALAATQAASDPASGLKLAGDALSNDRFGFLAQMAAADRDQFTRAIEELQAGFAEQLFAPELSKASAAPRDLGGVRQIAEQLKAVPAITTGIPDTPKQKFIAALTTERDKRLVEIVDRRIAELTALPPGLAGLSAGATWADTLKADFAGFSDNAALKKAEGEFGKDRQRRLKEALPEFEARARSMANQAEAAALVDQYFSMPSDKRETVWLEYMFAANAVGS